The sequence GTCCTCATCGAAGTCGCCGAGCAGCTCGTGCACGGATGAGCTCTCGATGAGCGTCCATCCCACGCCCGCGGCACGGCAGTCGCCGTCGAGGACGCACAGCAGCCAGATGCCGGCGGCGGCGAACGAGGTGACCCCGCTCAGGTCGAGTACCAGCGGTTCCTTCGCGAGGACGAAGCGCCGGGCGTGCTCGCTGAGCTGGTCTACGTTGGTGGCATCGATCCGGCCCCGGATCGCGATCACCGTCGCGAGGTGACGGTAGTGGGCCCGAATCTGCGCGTCGCCGCACTCGACGACCGGGTTGATCCGAGCGGTGCCCCGTGTGGTGATGTCGATTGCCATGCCAGCCCCCGCCTTCTATGTCGATCGCTGTCGGCAGATGAGCCAACCTCGATGTTCCCGACGTTATGCGGTGAAGTTAAGGCGTCTTGGGCGGCCGATTAACGCTTTGGTGAGATCTCGAACGGCTCGGTTGCCCCGGTGAACGCACTGATCCGCCCATTTCGGTCCCGGGCGTCGCCGTCATAGCGAAGCCGGTATTGCCCGGCGGGGGTGTCGTCGGGAATCGTCCAGGTCACGGTGATGGTCGACCCGCGCCGGCCGGCGCGTCGCCAGCGGAAGGTCGTCGACCAGTCACTGTCGTCGGCCACGGTGCTCCACTCGCCACCGGTTTGGTGCTCCACCCGCACGTAGGTGCCACCGCGGTGCAGGTCATTATTCGGGTAGGCGCCGGCGAACACCGCCGACACCGTGGTGCCCGGAGCGTAGCCAGGCAGGGGAGCCGCCAAGACATCGCCGAACCGCTGGCCGCCGGGCAGCTCATCCGGCTTTGCCCGGCGACGTGACCGCCGCCGGCGGGACGGCTCGGCCGGCCGCTGGCCTTCGGGCGCCGGCCGCTGCTCCCGCATCGCCGTGGCCAGCTCAGCCACCACCTGCTGCAGGGCCGGCAGCTCCCAGCGCCCGAACAATGTGCTGCCGCCCTCGTAGCGCTGCTCGTCGTATTCCTCCGGCGTCGTCACGTAATGCAGATAGCCGTTGCTGTAGCCCGCCACGAGCACGTCGCGCAGCTCGGCGCCGACGATCTCAGCCACCGTGCGGCGCAGGCGCAGACCCGCCACGATGGTCACCTCGGCGGGAATACCGATCAGGTAGAGCTGCCCGATCCGCAGCAACTGCACCGGGCCGCCCTCCGGCATCAGCATCGACAGCGCCTTGTTCAGCCGGATTCCCGGGCCCACCGCGCCCTTGGGGGCGTGCGCGTCGCGCAGTCGAGGGGAGAGCCGGAACACCGTGTTGGCGACCAGTGCGTCGAAGATGCGGTTACGGCCCTGCTTGAACACGGGGTACAGCGGGCCGGCGCCCTCGTCGGTGCCGGCTAGGCACGACGCACCCGCGATCGCGGGACCGGTGCGATGGGTCCGGCCGTCGCCGGTGAATTCGGGCCGGACCTCGAAATCCGTCAGGTCGACGTAGGTGGCGCGGGCGTCAAGCCCGCCGGTGACCTCGGTGCCATGCCCCAGGGTCAGTTCGGTGGCCGCAGCGGCTTGGCGGGACCCGATGATCCGGGTGTTCTCGAACTCGTCCTCGGTGGGGCCGCTGCCGGGCCGATGGTTGAGGTTCGGCGACATGTCCCCGGAGTTGGTCTGGGCGAAGGCCGCGATGAAGTCCGGTGGCGTGGCTGCCAGGTAGTCGACGCCGTGGTCCAGGCGCTCGCACTGGTAGGCGGCGTAGCCCTTGTTGTCGCCGCTGATCAAGGTGTTGCGGTTGGTCATGGACGTGCCGTGGGTGGCGAACCAGTTCACCGCACCGACCAGCCGGCCGTCCCGTTCGATGCGCAGCAGCGTGGTCTGCGGATCGATCTTGTCCGGGAAGTGGGCACGGTCGGCTTCCGGGTTGCGGGCGAACGACGACGGCGAGCGATTGCTGCTGGCGTCGTGCAGCCGGCCCACGGCGAGGCTCAAGCCGGCGGGGGCGAGGTCGGCATGCGCCCGGTCGACGGCGTCGCAGATCCCATCGACGATCGCGTTGAAGGTCTGGTGCCGGAACCCGTTGGTGTTCGAGTTGTAGAGCCGGTGGTCGGAGTAGCCGCCAGGGCCGCAATGGGTGTGCGTCGCCGTCAACATCACGTTGTGGAATGTGTACAGCCCGCCGTAGGTCGCGGCCAGGCGTCCGAGCACCTCGTGGTGGATGCTTTCCAGCAGCAGCGGTATCTCGCAGACCACCAGCAGCAGCCGGGTGCCGGCGGCCGCATCGGCGATGACGAATGCCCGCGCGCGCAGCCGGTTGTGCAGTCCGTCGGTCTGCTGCGAGGCCACGCCGTAGCCGAGCATTCCGCACTCGGCCGGCTCGCCGGTGATGTCGGCGATTCCGCGCCCAACCTGATAGTCGTCTGGCATCGCTACAGTATTCACAACGGCCCCGCCGGCATCGTCGCCGACGTGCCCGGCCGACAACTTCACCCGGGACAGTCCCGCTGCTAGTCTTCGAGGGCTGCCGGCCACCGGGTTGCGGCTGCCGATCGCCGGGTCGTCTCGGCGGGCCCGCACCCGAGGCAGTCAAGGCATGCGAAGCCCACCGGCGAAAGAGTGTTGTGCGCAGCGGAGAGATCAAGGCCCTGACCGGGCTTCGCATCATCGCCGCGGTATGGGTGGTGCTGTTTCACTTCCGGCCGTTGTTGCGACTGGCGTCCCCGGAGCTCAGCGATGCGCTCGCCCCGGTGCTCGACCGAGGCGCCCAAGGCGTCGATCTGTTCTTCATCCTCAGTGGCTTCGTCCTGACCTGGAACTACCTGGAGCGCATGGGGGAGACCTTCTCGGTGCGCGCCACGGTGCACTTTCTGTGGCTGCGGCTGGCCCGGGTCTGGCCGATCTACCTGGTCACGATGCACCTGGCCCTGCTGTGGGTGATCTTCACTCTTCATGTCGGGCATGTGCCCACCGAGGAGCTCAGCCGGATCACCGCGATCAGCTATGTCCGTCAGGTCCTGCTGATGCAACTGTGGTTCGAGCCGTTCTTCGACGGGTCGAGTTGGGACGGCCCGGCCTGGTCCATCAGTGCCGAGTGGCTGGCCTACCTGTTGTTCGGCGTGCTGGTGCTGGCGGTCTACCGGATGATGCGGGTGACCTCGGCGCGCGGGCTGGCGGCACTGGCGGTCATCGCCTCGCTTCCGCCGCTGCTGCTGTTGCTGGCGACCGGCCAGTTCTACAGCCCGTGGAGCTGGTTGCCGCGCATCGTCATGCAGTTCACCGCGGGTGCCCTGGCCTGCGCCGCGGTGCGCAAGCTGGCGCCTACCGACCGGTTCCGCAGTGCCGCGGGTTATTGCTCCGCACTGCTCATCGCCGCGATGGTCGGCGTTCTGTACTACTTCGACAGCCATCCGATCTCGGGGCTGTACGACAGCGGCGGACTGGTGGATGTGCTGTTCGTGCCGTTGGTCATGGCCCTGGCGATCGGTATCGGAAGCCTTCCGGCGCTGCTGTCCACCCGCGTGATGGTCTACGGCGGGCAGATCTCGTTCTGCCTGTATATGGTCCACGAGCTGGTGCACACGTCCTGGAACTGGGCCGCAAAGCAATTCGAGATCGTGCTCGACGAGGGGGCGACCGCGGCCAAGTGGATGGTGTGCGGCTTGCTGGTGGCGGCGACGTTGTTGTCGATGCTGCTGTTCCACGCTGTTGAGGAGCCCGGTCGGCACTGGATGCGCAAGATGATCGGCGCCCGGCCCGAGTCGGCGCAGGTCACACCGACAGAAGATCCCCTGGCGGTCGAGCCGGTCGAACCGGTGGGCCCGCCGCACAACTCGGGAGACGTGAACGAGTCGACCGGCTCGGACGACGGTGTCCTCGGCGAGCCCAAGGTCGCGGTTCCGGCTAGTCTGCGCTGAAGTTGATTGGGGGAGGTAGCCCGTGGGTCGGGTGATGACATTCGCCGTCGTGATGGTGACCGGCGTCGTCGCGGTCGTCGCAGGGACCGGCTACTTGTCGCGCGATCACGAGTCGACGCGCCACTACGAGACCGTGCCGCTGAGTTCCTCGCCGAATCGGATTGCGGTGATCGGTGACTCCTACACGGCCGGGTACGAGGACACCGGTCGCGGTGCGGCGAACTGGACCGAGCGGGCGTGGCAGAACCTGGCCGGCCGCGGGGTGTACGTCAGCGCCGACGTGGCGGCCGAGGGCGGTGCGGGTTATGGCGTGCGTGGCAACCTCGGCGGGCTGTTCGGCGACCTGACCCGCCGTGCGGTGCAACCCGACGACGCGTTGGTGGTGTTCTTCGGTTCGCGCAACGACCAGGACGTCGAGCCGGGCGAGTTGAGCCGACTGATCGCCGACACCCTGGGTTTGGCTCGCCGCACCGCGCCGGGGGCGCGGATGCTGGTGATCGGGCCGCCGTGGCCGGTTGCCGACGTCCCGGGCAACGTGTGGCGGATCCGCGATGTCCTCAGTACGCAAGCACGTGTGGTCGGCGCGGAGTTCGTCGATCCGCTCGCCGAGCGGTGGTTCGTCGGCCTGCCCGACCTGATCGGCCCGGACGGGGTGCACCCCACCGATGCCGGTCACGCCTACATGGCCGACAAGATCGCACCGCTGATCGGCGCCCAGCTGCCGAAACGGACCTGACCGCAGCGGAAACGGACCGGGGGCGAAGAAGGGACTTGGCGAACATGCAGGTGTTGATCACCGGCGGAACGGGATTCGTCGGAGGCTGGACCGCCAAGGCGATCGCCGATGCCGGACACCGGGTCCGCTTCCTGGTGCGAAATCCGGCGGGTCTGCACGACAGCGTGGCGCGGCTGGGTGTCGACGTGTCCGACTACGTGGTGGGTGACATTACCGACGCGGACTCGGTACGCGAGGCCCTGCGCGGCTGCGATGCGGTTGTGCACGCCGCCGCGGTGGTGGCCACCGATCCGCGGCAGACGGCGCAGATGCTGGCCACGAACTCGGCCGGTGCCCACAACGTGCTCGGCGGAGCGGTTGAGCTGGGGCTGGACCCGATCATTCACGTCTCCAGCTTCACCGCGCTGTTTCACCCCGGACTGACGACGTTGCGGGCTGACCTGCCGGTGGCAGGGGGCGCGGACGGCTATGGCCGGTCGAAGGCCCGTGAAGACCTCTACGCGCGCGGCCTGCAGGACGCCGGGGCCCCGGTCAACATCACCTATCCGGGCATGGTGCTCGGACCTCCGGTCGGAAACCGGTTGGGGGAGGCCGGCGAAGGCGTACGGGCCGCGCCGCAGATGCATGTCATCCCCGGGCGTGGCAGTGCCTGGCTGGTGATCGACGTTCGTGACTTGGCGGCAATGCATCTCGCGTTGCTGGAGCCGGGCCGTGGCCCGCGCCGCTACATGGCCGGCGGCCGGCGGATACCGCCGGGGCAGTTGGCGAACCTGCTTCAAGAGCTGTCGGGTTCGCCCATGGTCGCGCTGCCGATACCGGATATCGCCCTGCGCTGGGCGGGCCGGTTCCTGGATCAAGTCGAGCGGGCGCTTCCGATCTCGACTCCGTTCACCGAGGCCGGGATGCAGTACTACACCCAGATGCCCGAATCTGATGACACCCCTGCCGAGCGAGACCTCAGCGTGGTGTTCCGTGACGTCCGCGAAACTCTGGCCGACACCGTGGCGGGCATCCGCGCGTAGCCCCGTCCGCCGGCGGCTACACCTGAGGCATCCGCCTGCTCAGCTTCTCCAGCGTGAGCATCTCGCGGCCCCGGGCGTCGAGATAGGGGATACCGATCCCGTACTCGGACCAACGGGCGGCGATCTGCGATTCCAGTTCCGCGGGCAGCCGGTCGGTCGGCGGGAAACGCCGCCCGCCCCATGCCGGCCGGGGGGCGACGCCCCAACTGCGGGTGGCGTCGACGAGCACCCGCGTCCACTCGCCGCTGCCGTAGAGGTTGGTGTCATTCCGCTCCGGCGGGGTCGACGGATCCAGCGACGAGCCCAGTCCCGGACCGAAGAAGGCGATGTCGCCGCTGCCGGCGTTGACCCGGTAGGACATCGCCCAGTCCAGGGCCGCTGGGTCGTGCAAATCGACGTCTTCCTCCACAACGACGACGTTCTTGTGGAACCACATCGACCCGCCGGTGCCCCACAGCGCGGCCGCAACCTGTTGCGCATGCCCGCGGTACCGCTTCTGAATCTGAACCAGGGTGTTCTGACCGTTGGTGACCTCGGTCATCCAGACGTCGGTGATGCCGCCGATGCCGAGATCGTCAAGGGTGTTCCAGGTGATCGCCGAGCGCGCGAAGTTGATGATGCTGTCCTCGTTGAGCATTCCGGGCCGGATGCCTTCCAGGGTGCCGCGCAGCACCGGGTCGTCACGGTGGGTGATCCGGGTGACGCGCAGCACCGGGGCGGGCGCCGCGTCGCCGATGAAGCCCGGGTACTCGGCGAACGGGCCCTCCATGACGAAGGTGGACGGATCGGGATCGATGAAACCCTCGACGACGATCTCGGCGGTGGCCGGCACCAGCAGCGGCACCGTGTCGCAGGCCACCAGATCAACGGGGCGGCCCAGCAGAGCGCCCATCATGTCCCACTCGCAGATGTTCTTCGGGAACGGGCTGCCGGCGCAGAACGGCAGCACGTCGTGCCACCCGTAGACGACGGCGACCGGCATGGGCTCGGGCCGGTAGTCCGCCATGTGGCCGCCCCAGCCCTGACTGGGCACCAGCAGTTTGGCGATCTTGTCGCGGTCGACGATCATGCCGCGGTACAGGCCGATGTTGTCGCATCCGGTGACCTTGTCCTGGGTGACCACCCCGCAGAAGGTGTCCAGGTAGCGGCCGCCGTCCTCACCGTGCCACTTGGGCACCGGCAGCTCCCAGAGGTTGATGTCGGCACCCTCGACAATGTTCTGTTTGACCGGCCCGGTATCGACCACCCGCGGCGGGATGGGCCGCCGGAAGGCCTCCCGCAGGTAAGCCACGATCTGCGAATCGCTGGTGTCCTCGGGCAGACCCAGCATCAAGGTGACCTGGCGCCGGCTGCCGATCGCCGAGGTCAGCAGCTTCGTGCACCGGGTGTCCTGGTGGCCGATGATGTTCTCGAACAGCAGTGCCGGGCCGCCGAGACAGAGATTGGCCCGGGTGATGGCGCCGATCTCCTCGTCCCAGTCCACCGGCACGCTGATCCGGCGCAACTGTCCGGCGGCCGCCAGCGTGGCGAGCCAGCTACGCAGGTCGGGTTCCGCCCGGTGACCGTCGACGCCGGTGCCGTACTCGGAAAGCCCTGTCCCGGTGGTCATTTCGGTCCCCTCACTACGGCCAACGGAGCCGGTTCGTCGTCGCCGCCGGGCCGGTGGTCCTTCCAGCGGTCGATCAGCGAGTGTTCGATCCCGAGTTGGTCGATGACCCGGCCGACGATGTAGTCGGTCACTTCGCCGACGGAACCAGGTCGCCCGTAGTAGGCGATGGTCGGCGGAAAGATCACCGCCCCAGCGCGGGCCAGGTGATGCATGTTCTCCAGGTGGATCTCGCTGAGCGGGGCTTCGCGTGCGACCAGGACGAGCTTGCGGCGTTCTTTGAGCGTGACGTCGGCGGCTCGGGTGATCAGGTTGTCGCTGAAGCCGATTCGGATGGCGCTCAACGTCTTCATGCTGCAGGGACACACCACCATGCCATCGATGCGAAACGACCCGCTGGAGATGCCGGCCGCCAGGTCGCCGACGCTGTAGGTGTGCGAGGCCAGGGCCCGGACTTGCTCGACGGTGAAGTCGGTTTCGATCTTGATGGTTGCCCGTGCCCAGTCGCTCAGGACGAGATGGGTCTCGACGCCCAGCTGCCCGAGAGCTTCCAGTAGACGGATGCCCAGCGCGGCTCCGGTCGCACCGGTGATGGCGACCACCACGCGCATGTCGGCGCCTACTCGGGCCATGAGTTGCCCAGGATGAGGTCGGCGAAGTCGACCGGCTCGAAGGTGGGGTCGAAGTGCTTCAGGACGTCGTCGTTCATGGTGCCGAAGGTGGTGTGCGGCCGGTGCCGCATCCCCTCGTTGAAGGCGGCAAGGATCTGCTTTTTGAAGTTCGGACGTGGATGGGCCGCCGTGACCGCAGCGATGTTCGCGGGGGAGAGGTCATCACGTCCGATGCCTATCACGTCGGTTTCGACGCCGGCGGTGACCAAGGCGATTTCCGGATCGAGGAACTCGGGCACGCCGGGGGTGGTGTGCAGGGCGATGGCGAGCCACACCTTGTGGGCCTCGGCTTCGCCGACTCCGTGCTGCAGCAGGAAGTCTCGCGCTGCGTTGGCGCCGTCCACCTCGAAGCGCACGGTTGATTCCAGGTAGCGCTGGGTGAGGCCCAGATCGTGAAACATCGCCGCGGCGTAAAGCAGTTCCAGATCTGGCCGCAGCCCGCGGCGGCGGCCCTGCAGCGCGCCAAACAGAAACACCCGGCGCGAATGGTCGAAGAGTAAGTCGTCTTCGGCATCTCGAATGAACGCGGTGATCTCCCGTGCCAGCGCAGAGTCGGGAATGGTGATGTCGGCGATTGTCTCGATCGACTGGGTCATGGACGCATCTCCTTGCTTGGGTCTGCAGCCATTCTGTGTTTGGCGCGTCGAGTCGACCGCGGCCGTTCACGCCGCCTTTCCCACAGAATGCGACATGCTCCCTGAGCGGATTGGTCAGCGAAAGCGACATAATGGCTGCGTGACAGACGCCGGTGCCGGGGCGCGACTGGTGGTGATCATCGTCTTTGACGAGGTGACGATGCTCGATGTCGCCGGGGCCGCGGAAGTCTTCGTCGAAGCCAATCGGTTTGGCGCGGATTACCTGGTCAAGATCGCCTCGGTGGATGGCCGCGATGTCACGACCTCGATCGGCGCCCGGTTGGGCGTCACCGACAGCATTGCCGCCATCGGGTCGGCCGACACCGTGTTGGTGGCCGGCGGCGACCAGTTACCCCGGCGGCCCATCGATCCCGCACTCGTCGAAGCCGTCAGGTCGGTGGCGGGTCGAACGCGGCGCCTGGCGTCCATCTGCACCGGGTCCTTCATCCTTGCGCAGGCCGGCATGCTCAGCGGCCGTCGTGCCACCACCCACTGGCATGACGCCCGGTTGTTCGCGCGGGCATATCCCGACATCGCGGTGGAGCCGGACGCCATCTTCATCCGTGATGGCGACGTCTACACCTCGGCCGGGGTGTCAGCCG is a genomic window of Mycolicibacter heraklionensis containing:
- a CDS encoding STAS domain-containing protein, producing the protein MAIDITTRGTARINPVVECGDAQIRAHYRHLATVIAIRGRIDATNVDQLSEHARRFVLAKEPLVLDLSGVTSFAAAGIWLLCVLDGDCRAAGVGWTLIESSSVHELLGDFDEDAMFPTSRSVEQALHALADGNDQRRQMLLPLFQKSA
- a CDS encoding neutral/alkaline non-lysosomal ceramidase N-terminal domain-containing protein; protein product: MPDDYQVGRGIADITGEPAECGMLGYGVASQQTDGLHNRLRARAFVIADAAAGTRLLLVVCEIPLLLESIHHEVLGRLAATYGGLYTFHNVMLTATHTHCGPGGYSDHRLYNSNTNGFRHQTFNAIVDGICDAVDRAHADLAPAGLSLAVGRLHDASSNRSPSSFARNPEADRAHFPDKIDPQTTLLRIERDGRLVGAVNWFATHGTSMTNRNTLISGDNKGYAAYQCERLDHGVDYLAATPPDFIAAFAQTNSGDMSPNLNHRPGSGPTEDEFENTRIIGSRQAAAATELTLGHGTEVTGGLDARATYVDLTDFEVRPEFTGDGRTHRTGPAIAGASCLAGTDEGAGPLYPVFKQGRNRIFDALVANTVFRLSPRLRDAHAPKGAVGPGIRLNKALSMLMPEGGPVQLLRIGQLYLIGIPAEVTIVAGLRLRRTVAEIVGAELRDVLVAGYSNGYLHYVTTPEEYDEQRYEGGSTLFGRWELPALQQVVAELATAMREQRPAPEGQRPAEPSRRRRSRRRAKPDELPGGQRFGDVLAAPLPGYAPGTTVSAVFAGAYPNNDLHRGGTYVRVEHQTGGEWSTVADDSDWSTTFRWRRAGRRGSTITVTWTIPDDTPAGQYRLRYDGDARDRNGRISAFTGATEPFEISPKR
- a CDS encoding acyltransferase family protein, translated to MRSGEIKALTGLRIIAAVWVVLFHFRPLLRLASPELSDALAPVLDRGAQGVDLFFILSGFVLTWNYLERMGETFSVRATVHFLWLRLARVWPIYLVTMHLALLWVIFTLHVGHVPTEELSRITAISYVRQVLLMQLWFEPFFDGSSWDGPAWSISAEWLAYLLFGVLVLAVYRMMRVTSARGLAALAVIASLPPLLLLLATGQFYSPWSWLPRIVMQFTAGALACAAVRKLAPTDRFRSAAGYCSALLIAAMVGVLYYFDSHPISGLYDSGGLVDVLFVPLVMALAIGIGSLPALLSTRVMVYGGQISFCLYMVHELVHTSWNWAAKQFEIVLDEGATAAKWMVCGLLVAATLLSMLLFHAVEEPGRHWMRKMIGARPESAQVTPTEDPLAVEPVEPVGPPHNSGDVNESTGSDDGVLGEPKVAVPASLR
- a CDS encoding Rv0518 family GDSL lipase, translating into MTFAVVMVTGVVAVVAGTGYLSRDHESTRHYETVPLSSSPNRIAVIGDSYTAGYEDTGRGAANWTERAWQNLAGRGVYVSADVAAEGGAGYGVRGNLGGLFGDLTRRAVQPDDALVVFFGSRNDQDVEPGELSRLIADTLGLARRTAPGARMLVIGPPWPVADVPGNVWRIRDVLSTQARVVGAEFVDPLAERWFVGLPDLIGPDGVHPTDAGHAYMADKIAPLIGAQLPKRT
- a CDS encoding NAD-dependent epimerase/dehydratase family protein, whose translation is MQVLITGGTGFVGGWTAKAIADAGHRVRFLVRNPAGLHDSVARLGVDVSDYVVGDITDADSVREALRGCDAVVHAAAVVATDPRQTAQMLATNSAGAHNVLGGAVELGLDPIIHVSSFTALFHPGLTTLRADLPVAGGADGYGRSKAREDLYARGLQDAGAPVNITYPGMVLGPPVGNRLGEAGEGVRAAPQMHVIPGRGSAWLVIDVRDLAAMHLALLEPGRGPRRYMAGGRRIPPGQLANLLQELSGSPMVALPIPDIALRWAGRFLDQVERALPISTPFTEAGMQYYTQMPESDDTPAERDLSVVFRDVRETLADTVAGIRA
- a CDS encoding UbiD family decarboxylase; this translates as MTTGTGLSEYGTGVDGHRAEPDLRSWLATLAAAGQLRRISVPVDWDEEIGAITRANLCLGGPALLFENIIGHQDTRCTKLLTSAIGSRRQVTLMLGLPEDTSDSQIVAYLREAFRRPIPPRVVDTGPVKQNIVEGADINLWELPVPKWHGEDGGRYLDTFCGVVTQDKVTGCDNIGLYRGMIVDRDKIAKLLVPSQGWGGHMADYRPEPMPVAVVYGWHDVLPFCAGSPFPKNICEWDMMGALLGRPVDLVACDTVPLLVPATAEIVVEGFIDPDPSTFVMEGPFAEYPGFIGDAAPAPVLRVTRITHRDDPVLRGTLEGIRPGMLNEDSIINFARSAITWNTLDDLGIGGITDVWMTEVTNGQNTLVQIQKRYRGHAQQVAAALWGTGGSMWFHKNVVVVEEDVDLHDPAALDWAMSYRVNAGSGDIAFFGPGLGSSLDPSTPPERNDTNLYGSGEWTRVLVDATRSWGVAPRPAWGGRRFPPTDRLPAELESQIAARWSEYGIGIPYLDARGREMLTLEKLSRRMPQV
- a CDS encoding UbiX family flavin prenyltransferase yields the protein MRVVVAITGATGAALGIRLLEALGQLGVETHLVLSDWARATIKIETDFTVEQVRALASHTYSVGDLAAGISSGSFRIDGMVVCPCSMKTLSAIRIGFSDNLITRAADVTLKERRKLVLVAREAPLSEIHLENMHHLARAGAVIFPPTIAYYGRPGSVGEVTDYIVGRVIDQLGIEHSLIDRWKDHRPGGDDEPAPLAVVRGPK
- a CDS encoding HD domain-containing protein, whose protein sequence is MTQSIETIADITIPDSALAREITAFIRDAEDDLLFDHSRRVFLFGALQGRRRGLRPDLELLYAAAMFHDLGLTQRYLESTVRFEVDGANAARDFLLQHGVGEAEAHKVWLAIALHTTPGVPEFLDPEIALVTAGVETDVIGIGRDDLSPANIAAVTAAHPRPNFKKQILAAFNEGMRHRPHTTFGTMNDDVLKHFDPTFEPVDFADLILGNSWPE